In a genomic window of Mycolicibacillus parakoreensis:
- a CDS encoding LapA family protein — MSNTPATPPPAPKQPATPPQPKITRASALWVSLIAGFLVLIVLLIFIAQNTDPVPLTFLGWHWSMAAGVAILVAAVAGGLITALVGTVRIYQLRRQTKKTVSATGRAR, encoded by the coding sequence ATGAGCAACACGCCTGCCACCCCACCGCCCGCGCCGAAGCAGCCGGCCACCCCGCCGCAGCCGAAGATCACCCGGGCCAGTGCCCTGTGGGTCTCGCTCATCGCCGGGTTCCTGGTGTTGATCGTGCTGTTGATCTTCATCGCGCAGAACACCGACCCGGTGCCGCTGACGTTTCTGGGCTGGCATTGGAGCATGGCCGCCGGGGTGGCGATCCTGGTCGCGGCGGTCGCCGGCGGGCTGATCACCGCGCTGGTCGGCACCGTGCGGATCTACCAGCTGCGCCGGCAGACCAAGAAGACGGTCAGTGCGACCGGGAGAGCGCGCTGA
- a CDS encoding phosphotransferase family protein: MTVSPDGLDLDRLDGYLRGVGVARSGALRAELITGGRSNLTFLVSDDAGRWVLRRPPLHGLTPSAHDMAREYRVVAALADTAVPVARAIAHCADESVLGAPFQMVDFVAGRTVRTRAELDALGGPDTVDGCVDALIRVLADLHAVDPGAVGLGDFGKPDGYLARQVRRWGSQWQHVRLDDDPRDADVARLHAALADAVPAESGAAIVHGDYRIDNTILDATDPARVVAVVDWEMSTLGDPLSDAALMCVYRDPSLDLIIDSQAAWTSPTLPSADDLAQRYAVAAGRPLAHWDFYMGLGYFKLAIIAAGIDYRRRLGSGGDDDSRVAETVAPLIATGLSALSRSH; encoded by the coding sequence ATGACCGTGTCCCCCGACGGGCTCGACCTGGACCGGCTCGACGGCTATCTGCGCGGTGTCGGGGTGGCCCGCAGCGGCGCACTGCGCGCCGAGCTGATCACGGGGGGCCGCTCCAACCTGACGTTTCTGGTCAGCGACGACGCCGGCCGCTGGGTGTTGCGCCGGCCCCCGCTGCACGGGTTGACTCCGTCGGCGCACGACATGGCCCGCGAATACCGGGTGGTGGCGGCGCTGGCCGACACGGCGGTTCCGGTGGCGCGCGCGATCGCCCACTGCGCCGACGAGAGCGTGCTGGGGGCGCCGTTTCAGATGGTCGACTTCGTCGCCGGGCGCACCGTGCGCACCCGCGCGGAGCTCGACGCCCTCGGTGGGCCCGACACGGTCGACGGCTGCGTCGACGCGTTGATCCGGGTGCTGGCCGACCTGCACGCGGTCGATCCGGGGGCGGTCGGGCTGGGCGATTTCGGCAAACCCGACGGCTATTTGGCCCGTCAGGTGCGCCGCTGGGGTTCGCAGTGGCAGCACGTGCGCCTCGACGACGATCCCCGCGACGCCGACGTGGCGCGGTTGCACGCCGCGCTGGCCGACGCGGTGCCCGCGGAGAGCGGGGCCGCGATCGTGCACGGCGACTACCGCATCGACAACACCATCCTCGACGCCACCGACCCCGCCCGGGTGGTCGCGGTGGTGGACTGGGAGATGTCCACGCTGGGCGATCCGCTCTCCGACGCCGCACTGATGTGCGTCTACCGCGATCCGTCGCTGGATCTGATCATCGACAGTCAGGCCGCCTGGACCTCCCCGACGCTGCCGTCGGCCGACGATCTGGCGCAGCGCTACGCGGTGGCCGCCGGCCGGCCGCTGGCGCATTGGGACTTCTACATGGGGTTGGGGTATTTCAAGCTGGCGATCATCGCCGCCGGCATCGACTACCGGCGCCGCCTCGGCTCCGGGGGCGACGACGACAGCCGGGTCGCCGAGACGGTCGCCCCGCTGATCGCCACCGGGCTCAGCGCGCTCTCCCGGTCGCACTGA
- a CDS encoding phosphotransferase family protein gives MTVAAPDTGVLGRWLDAHGAPGDHELPTLEPLTGGSQNTLYRVRRGDAAMVLRMPGARADAARIDGLRREIRLVRALSGTDVPHARLIAADEDGGLLGAPFYVMDEVDGWNSTGAAWPAPFDEDLSARRGLAFALIEGAAKLGRLDWRARGLEGFGRPEGFHERQVDRWLAFLDNYRVRDLPGLDEASEWLRRNRPDHYTPGIMHGDYQFANVMYAHGAPAKLVAIIDWEMTTIGDPLLDLAWALLGYDGEYPRTEGYYADLAGMPTRTELLEHYERLSGLSTENIDYYLVLANWKLGIVLEKTYAASVTGDRVDPQIAAAMGPMVVQLIATAAELARCSTGA, from the coding sequence ATGACGGTTGCGGCGCCCGACACCGGCGTCCTCGGACGCTGGCTCGATGCCCACGGTGCGCCCGGTGACCACGAACTGCCCACCCTGGAGCCGCTCACCGGCGGTTCCCAGAACACCCTGTACCGGGTGCGGCGCGGGGACGCCGCGATGGTGCTGCGGATGCCCGGCGCCCGCGCCGACGCCGCCCGCATCGACGGGTTGCGGCGCGAGATCCGACTGGTGCGCGCCCTGTCGGGCACCGACGTCCCGCACGCCCGGTTGATCGCCGCCGACGAAGACGGCGGACTGCTCGGCGCGCCGTTCTACGTGATGGACGAGGTGGACGGCTGGAACTCCACCGGGGCCGCCTGGCCCGCGCCGTTCGATGAGGATCTGAGCGCCCGCCGCGGCCTGGCGTTCGCATTGATCGAGGGCGCCGCCAAACTCGGTCGCCTCGACTGGCGTGCCCGCGGACTGGAAGGGTTCGGGCGCCCGGAGGGGTTCCACGAACGTCAGGTGGACCGCTGGCTGGCCTTCCTGGACAACTACCGGGTGCGCGACCTTCCAGGACTCGACGAGGCCTCGGAGTGGCTGCGGCGCAACCGTCCCGACCACTACACCCCGGGCATCATGCACGGCGACTACCAGTTCGCCAACGTGATGTATGCCCACGGGGCGCCGGCGAAACTGGTCGCGATCATCGACTGGGAGATGACGACCATCGGCGATCCGCTGTTGGATCTCGCCTGGGCGTTACTGGGCTACGACGGCGAGTACCCGCGCACCGAAGGCTACTACGCCGACCTGGCCGGTATGCCGACCCGCACCGAACTGCTGGAGCACTATGAACGCCTCAGCGGACTGTCGACGGAGAACATCGACTACTACCTGGTGCTGGCCAACTGGAAGCTCGGGATCGTGCTGGAGAAGACCTATGCCGCCTCGGTCACCGGCGACCGGGTGGACCCGCAGATCGCCGCCGCGATGGGACCGATGGTCGTGCAGCTGATCGCGACCGCCGCCGAGTTGGCCCGCTGCTCGACGGGGGCGTGA
- a CDS encoding prephenate dehydrogenase, protein MCVLGLGLIGGSVLRAAVAAGRPAFGYNRSIRGVAEARADGFDADTELPDVLARAADSDALIVLAVPVPALPLMLDHIARYAPGCALTDVTSVKGEVLDLVTAAGLRSRFVGGHPMAGTAHSGWSAGDARLFAGAPWVISVDDGVDQRVWIRVLTLALQCGAVVVPARSDEHDAAAAAISQLPHLLAEALAVTAADVPLAFALAAGSFRDGTRVAGTAPDLVRAMCEANAEQLLPTLDELLDRLTAARGALVRHGSVADLVEEGHAARTRYDSFPRHEIVTIVVGEEDWRDELAAAGRAGGVIRSVLPVRDR, encoded by the coding sequence GTGTGCGTGCTGGGCCTGGGGCTGATCGGCGGCTCGGTGCTGCGCGCCGCGGTCGCCGCGGGACGCCCGGCGTTCGGCTACAACCGCTCGATCCGGGGGGTGGCCGAGGCCCGCGCGGACGGCTTCGACGCCGACACCGAACTGCCCGACGTGCTGGCCCGCGCCGCCGACAGCGATGCGCTGATCGTGCTGGCGGTGCCGGTGCCGGCGCTGCCGCTGATGCTCGACCACATCGCCCGCTACGCGCCGGGGTGTGCGCTGACCGACGTCACCAGCGTCAAAGGCGAGGTGCTCGATTTGGTGACCGCCGCCGGGCTGCGCTCCCGGTTCGTCGGCGGGCACCCGATGGCCGGCACCGCCCACTCGGGGTGGTCGGCCGGTGACGCCCGGCTTTTCGCCGGCGCCCCCTGGGTGATCAGCGTCGACGACGGCGTCGACCAGCGGGTCTGGATCCGGGTGCTGACGCTGGCCCTGCAGTGCGGCGCCGTGGTGGTGCCGGCGCGCTCCGACGAGCACGACGCCGCGGCCGCCGCGATCTCGCAGCTGCCGCACCTGCTGGCCGAGGCGCTGGCGGTCACCGCCGCGGACGTGCCGCTGGCGTTCGCGCTGGCCGCCGGGTCGTTCCGGGACGGCACCCGGGTGGCCGGCACCGCACCGGATTTGGTGCGGGCGATGTGCGAGGCCAACGCCGAGCAGCTGCTGCCCACACTCGACGAGCTGCTCGACCGGCTCACGGCGGCGCGCGGCGCGCTGGTCCGGCACGGGTCGGTGGCCGACCTGGTCGAGGAGGGCCATGCCGCCCGCACCCGCTACGACAGCTTCCCCCGCCATGAGATCGTCACCATCGTCGTCGGCGAAGAGGACTGGCGCGACGAGCTGGCCGCCGCCGGGCGTGCCGGCGGGGTGATCAGATCCGTTCTGCCAGTCCGGGATAGGTGA
- a CDS encoding L,D-transpeptidase — MRVAGRARCALLGVVAMVTMVAVVAVSEAAAAAAIAPPAAGVVAAVAPAPGQVVGVAHPVVVEFAAPVADRRAAQRALRLRSAPPRSGRFAWVDPHTVHWTPERFWPAHSTVALSVGGRRLSFETGPAVLAVADLSEHTFTVSIDGVSAAQAATRMPAPHHRPHYGQPGVFPASMGKEKFPTPVGTYPVLAKDRTVTMDSSSVGIPVDDPEGYLLEVDHAVRISSRGLYVHAAPWALRSLGVENVSHGCISLSPTDAQWYFDTVRVGDPVVVRE; from the coding sequence ATGCGGGTGGCCGGTCGGGCGCGGTGTGCACTGCTGGGCGTTGTCGCCATGGTCACCATGGTCGCCGTGGTCGCGGTGAGCGAGGCCGCGGCGGCGGCGGCGATCGCCCCGCCGGCGGCGGGTGTCGTCGCCGCGGTGGCGCCGGCGCCCGGCCAGGTGGTCGGGGTGGCCCACCCCGTGGTGGTGGAGTTCGCCGCGCCGGTGGCCGACCGACGCGCCGCGCAGCGCGCGCTGCGGCTGCGGTCGGCGCCGCCGCGGTCGGGCCGCTTCGCCTGGGTCGACCCGCACACCGTGCACTGGACCCCCGAGCGGTTCTGGCCGGCCCACAGCACCGTCGCGCTGTCGGTGGGCGGTCGCCGGCTCAGCTTCGAGACCGGCCCGGCGGTGCTGGCGGTGGCCGACCTCAGCGAGCACACGTTCACCGTCAGCATCGACGGGGTGTCCGCCGCACAGGCGGCGACGAGGATGCCGGCTCCGCACCACCGGCCGCACTACGGCCAGCCGGGGGTGTTCCCGGCGTCGATGGGCAAGGAGAAGTTCCCCACCCCGGTGGGCACCTATCCGGTGCTGGCCAAGGACCGCACCGTGACGATGGATTCCAGCAGCGTCGGCATCCCGGTCGACGACCCGGAGGGCTACCTGCTGGAGGTCGACCACGCGGTGCGGATCAGCAGCCGCGGGCTGTACGTGCACGCCGCGCCGTGGGCACTGCGCTCGCTGGGAGTGGAGAACGTCAGCCACGGCTGCATCAGCCTCAGCCCCACCGACGCGCAGTGGTACTTCGACACCGTGCGCGTCGGGGACCCGGTCGTCGTGCGGGAGTAG
- a CDS encoding tRNA adenosine deaminase-associated protein, with amino-acid sequence MGAAQAATPDGRPGFGVAVVREDGTWRCQVLRRGVLANLGEAETELRELRSTGAVFGLLNVDDEFFVVVRPAPAGARLLLSDATAALEYDLAAEVLDTLDADLDEEDLDDTDPFAEGDLEVLADLGLSAAVLGVIVADPELYADEQVSRIAAEMGFEAPLAAALRR; translated from the coding sequence ATGGGAGCAGCACAGGCGGCGACGCCCGACGGTCGACCGGGTTTCGGCGTCGCGGTGGTGCGTGAGGACGGCACCTGGCGCTGTCAGGTGCTGCGCCGCGGTGTGCTGGCCAACCTGGGCGAGGCCGAGACGGAGCTGCGGGAACTGCGCAGCACCGGAGCGGTGTTCGGTCTGCTCAACGTCGACGACGAATTCTTCGTGGTGGTGCGCCCGGCGCCGGCCGGCGCCCGGTTGCTGCTCTCGGATGCGACCGCGGCGCTGGAGTACGACCTGGCCGCCGAGGTGCTCGACACCCTCGACGCCGACCTCGATGAGGAGGACCTCGACGACACCGACCCGTTCGCCGAGGGGGACCTCGAGGTGCTCGCCGACCTGGGGTTGTCGGCGGCGGTGCTGGGGGTGATCGTCGCCGACCCCGAGCTCTACGCCGACGAGCAGGTGAGCAGGATCGCCGCGGAGATGGGGTTCGAGGCCCCGTTGGCGGCGGCGCTGCGCCGGTGA
- a CDS encoding nucleoside deaminase has product MNDEALIEAALAVAATAGPRDVPIGAVVVAADGTELARAVNAREALGDPTAHAEILALRAAAAAGGHGWRLTGATLAVTVEPCTMCAGALVMARVARLVFGAFEPKTGAVGSLWDVVRDRRLNHRPQVRGGVLAAACAAPLEGFFARQRLG; this is encoded by the coding sequence GTGAACGACGAGGCGCTGATCGAGGCGGCGCTGGCGGTGGCCGCCACCGCCGGTCCCCGCGATGTGCCGATCGGCGCGGTGGTGGTCGCCGCCGACGGCACCGAGCTGGCCCGCGCCGTCAACGCCCGGGAGGCCCTCGGCGACCCCACCGCGCACGCCGAGATCCTGGCGCTGCGCGCGGCGGCCGCCGCCGGCGGGCACGGATGGCGGCTGACCGGGGCCACCCTGGCGGTCACCGTCGAACCCTGCACGATGTGTGCCGGGGCGCTGGTGATGGCCCGGGTCGCGCGGCTGGTGTTCGGGGCGTTCGAACCCAAGACCGGCGCGGTCGGCTCGCTGTGGGATGTGGTGCGCGACCGCCGGCTCAACCACCGTCCGCAGGTGCGCGGTGGGGTGCTGGCCGCCGCCTGTGCCGCGCCGCTGGAGGGGTTCTTCGCCCGCCAGCGATTGGGGTGA
- a CDS encoding SDR family NAD(P)-dependent oxidoreductase, producing the protein MGYAQGLFDLTDRVVLVTGGSRGLGRQMAFAAARCGADVVIASRKLDACRATAAEIEAATGRSAMAYAVHVGRWDELDGLVDAVHGRFGRIDVLVNNAGMSPVYDKQTDVTEKMFDAVVNLNLKGPFRLSALIGERMTAAGRGSIINVSTHGSLRPHPAFIPYAAAKAGLNTMTEALAQAFGPTVRVNTLMPGPFLTDIAKSWNLGDANPFSHFALQRAGNPNEIVGAALFLMSDASSYTTGSILRADGGIP; encoded by the coding sequence ATGGGGTACGCCCAGGGATTGTTCGACTTGACCGACCGGGTGGTGCTGGTCACCGGCGGCAGCCGCGGGCTGGGCCGGCAGATGGCCTTCGCCGCCGCGCGGTGCGGGGCCGACGTGGTCATCGCCAGCCGCAAGCTCGACGCATGCCGGGCCACCGCGGCCGAGATCGAAGCCGCTACCGGGCGCTCGGCCATGGCGTACGCGGTGCACGTCGGGCGCTGGGATGAACTCGACGGCCTCGTCGACGCGGTCCATGGCCGGTTCGGCCGAATCGACGTGCTGGTCAACAACGCCGGCATGTCACCGGTCTACGACAAGCAGACCGACGTCACCGAGAAGATGTTCGACGCCGTGGTCAACCTGAATCTCAAAGGCCCGTTCCGGCTCTCGGCACTGATCGGTGAGCGCATGACCGCCGCCGGGCGGGGCTCCATCATCAACGTCAGCACCCACGGCTCGCTGCGCCCGCACCCGGCGTTCATCCCGTACGCGGCGGCCAAGGCCGGGCTCAACACGATGACCGAGGCGCTGGCCCAGGCGTTCGGACCGACAGTGCGGGTGAACACGCTCATGCCCGGACCGTTTTTGACCGACATCGCCAAATCCTGGAACCTCGGTGACGCGAACCCGTTCAGCCACTTCGCCCTGCAACGCGCCGGGAATCCGAACGAGATCGTCGGTGCGGCGCTATTTTTGATGTCGGACGCCTCCAGCTACACCACCGGATCGATTCTGCGGGCCGACGGCGGCATCCCCTGA
- a CDS encoding putative glycolipid-binding domain-containing protein — protein MESTRIQVSGARIKAAGRIVAAATASRPAFSAYYDLQTDDVGAAKRVGLRVSAPERERQLSIARDEENMWLVSSSQGETRAAFDGALDVDMVLSPFFNALPIRRIGLHRGSETVTVPVIYVSLPQMELTAETISYRSVDGGSAIEVRSPVAQTTVTVDDTGFLLTYPGLAERI, from the coding sequence ATGGAGTCGACCCGCATCCAGGTCTCCGGCGCCCGGATCAAGGCGGCGGGGCGCATCGTGGCGGCGGCCACCGCGAGCCGGCCGGCGTTCAGCGCCTACTACGATCTGCAGACCGACGACGTCGGTGCGGCCAAACGCGTCGGCCTGCGGGTCAGCGCCCCGGAGCGGGAACGGCAACTGTCGATCGCCCGCGACGAGGAGAACATGTGGCTGGTCTCCAGCAGCCAAGGCGAGACCCGGGCCGCGTTCGACGGGGCGCTCGACGTCGACATGGTGCTCAGCCCGTTCTTCAACGCGCTGCCGATCCGCCGGATCGGGCTGCACCGCGGGTCCGAGACGGTCACGGTGCCGGTCATCTACGTCAGCCTGCCGCAGATGGAGCTCACCGCCGAGACGATCAGCTACCGCAGCGTCGACGGCGGCTCCGCGATCGAGGTGCGCTCCCCGGTCGCGCAGACCACCGTCACCGTCGACGACACCGGTTTTCTGCTCACCTATCCCGGACTGGCAGAACGGATCTGA
- a CDS encoding histidine phosphatase family protein produces the protein MQLLLVRHALPLRSDPGQGADPDLSAAGREQAERLPAALARYPIARLVSSPQRRAVQTAEPAAAARGVPIDIDERFAEYDRNLHAYVPIEQIRDEQPEAWARMSAGHLPPGVDEAAFCSRVADAVADVVAAAAADDTVAVFSHGGVINVVLHQILGTARLLSFPIDYVSVTRLLYSRSGRASVVAVNGTEHVWDLLPRNHRREWVRK, from the coding sequence ATGCAGTTGCTTCTGGTGCGCCACGCCCTGCCGTTGCGCAGCGACCCCGGCCAGGGCGCGGACCCCGACCTGTCGGCGGCCGGGCGCGAGCAGGCCGAACGACTGCCGGCCGCGCTGGCGCGCTACCCGATCGCCCGCCTGGTCAGCAGCCCGCAGCGCCGCGCGGTGCAGACCGCCGAACCGGCCGCCGCCGCGCGGGGCGTGCCGATCGACATCGATGAACGGTTCGCCGAGTACGACCGCAACCTGCACGCCTACGTCCCGATCGAACAGATCCGCGACGAACAGCCCGAGGCGTGGGCGCGGATGTCGGCCGGGCACCTGCCGCCGGGGGTCGACGAGGCGGCGTTTTGCTCCCGGGTCGCCGACGCGGTCGCCGACGTGGTGGCCGCCGCGGCCGCCGACGACACCGTGGCGGTGTTCAGCCACGGCGGGGTCATCAACGTGGTGTTGCACCAGATCCTGGGCACCGCACGGCTACTGTCGTTCCCGATCGACTACGTGTCGGTGACCAGGTTGCTGTACTCCCGCTCCGGACGGGCCAGCGTGGTCGCGGTCAACGGCACCGAGCACGTGTGGGATCTGTTGCCCCGCAACCATCGACGAGAGTGGGTGAGGAAATGA